In the genome of Alphaproteobacteria bacterium, the window CTCGACCTCTCAGAAGTCGAGGTGGCGGAGATCATGACCCACCGCAAGGTGATGGTGATGCTCAATGCAGACCTACCGATCCCCGAGGCCCTGGCGGCGGTGCTCGAAAGTCCCTTTACGCGCATACCTTTGTGGCGTGATAATCCGGACAACATCGTGGGTGTGTTGCATGCGAAAGCGATGCTGCGCGCCATGCGCCGCCACGGCGGCGAGGCCGAGGAACTTGATCTCGCGGACCTGGCAGCGGCGCCTTGGTTTGTTCCGGATACCACCAGCCTAGCCGAGCAATTGGCGGCGTTCCGCGCCCGCCACGAGCATTTCGCTCTGGTGGTCGACGAATATGGTAGCCTTGAAGGCCTTGTCACACTCGAAGATATTCTCGAGGAGATCGTCGGCGAGATATCGGACGAATACGACCGACCGCAGACTGATGTGCAGCGTCAGTCCGATGGCAGCTACGTGGTAAAAGGGGCGTTGACCATTCGCGACATTAACCGTGCGCTCGACTGCCGCATCCCAGACGAAGAGGCGGTGACAGTCGCCGGCCTGGTGATCCACGAAGCCGAGCGCATTCCCGGTGTCGGCGAGAGCTTTGAGTTGCATGGCTTTCGCTTCGAGGTGCTCGGGCGGGCCGAAAACCGCCTGACAGCCTTGCGGATGACGTCACTCAACAAGGCCTAGCGTTTGGTCTATGAGATGGTCATCATCATGCCATTGTAGTCTCCGCCGACCGCCAAACCAGTCATACCCGCCGCATAAGTGTGCCAGAGCTGTCCGCCGGCCGACCAGCTGGGGGATTTCGAGGGCCGCTTCACCGATATTGTGACCTGTCCGTTCACCAACGAGTGGCGCGGCTGGCCATGCATGCTGCACCAGCTCGTCGGCGGGCACGGTGGTTGTACCCATCTCAGCTAGTTTCTCGGGAGCACGGGAACAACCTGTTTCCAGACCTCTAGCTTTATCGCGCCACCTAACGTGGCGATGAGGCTTTGTCGGCTTCTTCGGGCGTTTGTGTCGTCAGAGAGAGGGCATGAAGACCGGCAGCGAATTCGTCGACCAGCAAGCCGTTAATCAGGCGCTGGCGCTCCACGAGCGATTGTCCGGCGAAAGCCTCGGCCACGATGTACACACGGAAATGGCTGTCGCCACCTGGCCGCGAGCCGGCATGGCCGGCATGCAGGCGGGATTCGTCGACGATGTCGAGTTGGCTCGGCGACAGCTCGTTGGCAATCTTTTGCCGTATTGATTCACCAATCGTCACGATCTGGCTCCTTGCCTTGTTTCGCGCCTGTAACCTCGTCATATTGGCCCTATGAAGGGCTCGAGAGCAACGCGCCAACAGAGAGTACATTCCTGGTTCGGGAAGAGCGTGGCGACGGCGCGCGGCTGTGAATGGCCCGATTGCCCCGAGATGGGCGATTATCGGGCACCGAAATCGCCGAACGAGTTGCGCGAATACCTATGGTTCTGCCTAGATCATGTACGCGAGTACAACAGGGGCTGGGACTATTTCGCAGGTCTCGACGAGGACGCCATCGAATCCATCCGCCGGCGCGATTCGGTGTGGCATCGCCCGACTTGGCCCCTTGGTGTGCGCCATGGCAATTTCGCCGACCACGGGCGGGACCCCTTCGGCTTCTTTAGGGATGATGGGGGAACGCCGCCGCCATGCTCTGATATGCCACGCGACGATGCCCTTGCCCAACTGGGGCTTGACCGGAATGTTACCCTGGAAGAGCTCAAAAGCCGCTATAAGGCGCTTGTCAAGCGTCACCATCCGGATGCAAATGGCGGCAGCAAGGCCTCGGAAGAACGGCTCAAGAGCATCAACGAGGCCTATACCTATTTGCTTAATGCCGTTGGCGCGTAACCTGCGAAGCGAACACCCCAGTTAGGACGGACTGAAGTATGCCCACCACTCAGGCCACCGCCGAGGCGGTGCAGAATGCGGATCGAATGCTCGATATCAAAGTGTCGGTGCGACAGACCTTCGGCATCGACACAGATATGGTCGTGCCGGGCTTTTCTGAGCCGGAAGAGCACGTGCCGGATTTTGACGACGCATATCAATTCGACCCCGAGACGACGCTGGCGATCCTGGCCGGCTTCGGCCATAACCGCCGCGTCATCATCCAGGGTTACCACGGCAGCGGCAAGTCAACCCATATCGAGCAGGTTGCGGCGCGGCTGAACTGGCCCACTGTTCGGGTCAATCTCGACAGTCATATCAGCCGTATCGATCTTGTCGGCAAGGACGCTATCGTGCTGCGTGACGGCCAACAGATCACCGAGTTTCGCGAGGGCATCCTGCCGTGGGCGCTGCAATCACCGACGGCGCTGGTGTTCGATGAATACGATGCCGGGCGACCCGACGTAATGTTTGTTATCCAGCGTGTGCTGGAGGTTGATGGCAAGCTGACCCTGCTCGACCAGAATCGGGTTATCCGTCCGCATCCGGGCTTCCGGCTGTTCGCGACCGCGAATACCGTCGGGCTCGGCGATACCACCGGCCTGTACCATGGTACACAGCAGATCAACCAGGGTCAGATGGACCGCTGGAACATTGTTGCCACCCTTAACTATCTACCGCATGAGCAGGAGACGGGGATCGTTGCCGCCAAGGTGCCGAACTTCGACAATGAGGATGGGCGCAAGCACTTGGAGGCCATGGTAGAGCTTGCCAACCTGACTCGCACAGGTTTCATCAACGGCGATATCTCCACCGTCATGTCGCCGCGCACCGTCATCACCTGGGCTGAGAACGCCGAAATCTTTAACGATTTCGCTTTCGGCTTCCGTGTCACGTTCCTAAACAAGTGCGACGAGAGTGAGCGTCCGGTGGTGGCCGAATACTATCAGCGCTGCATGGGCGAGGAACTCAAGGAGAGCGCCGTCAACCTTTTGGTCAGCTAAGGCTCGAAGCGCGTGTCCGGCGAGCGTAGGTCCGAGGCATTCAAGCGTGCGGTGGCAAGCACCACGCGGGCTATTGCCGTGGATGGCGAACTCGAAGTCAGCTTCGGCGCCAATGCCGCACGCCTCGACGGCGAGCGTGTGCTTCTGAGGGCGCCGTCGCGGGAGCTGAGTTCGGAAGAGATCGGTGGGCTGCGCGGAGAGGCTGATGCGCTGGCGCTGCGCAAACGTCATCATAATGCCGCCGTGCACAATTCTAGGCGCCCGCCGGGCCAGGTCGCCCAGGCCATTTACGACGGCTTGGAACAGGCTCGGTGCGAGGCCCTCGGTGCAAACAGCATGCGCGGGGTGGCAGATAACCTGGATGCGGCGGTGGCCAGCCGCTGTGAGAATTTGCGCCTCGACCAGATAGTACACAAGGACGATGCGCCGATCCACGAGGTGATCACGCTATTGGTGCGCGAAAAGCTCATAGGTATCGCACCACCGGAGAGCGCGCAGCGCGTCTGCAACCTCTGGCGGCCCTGGCTGGACGAGCGCGCGGCAGAAGACTTCGACGCCCTCTCCGGCCAGTTGCGCGACCAGGAGGGCTACGCCAAGCGCATGCGTAAGCTCATTGCCCATCTCGAGTTTGCCGATGAGGCTGAAAATGATCCGTCAAGCATGGAGGCTGATTCCGGCGATGATGATGCCGACGATCAGGATGCCGAGGCGCAGGGGGAGGGCGAGGGCTCGGACCAGCCCGTCGAGATGGAAGGTACGGCCGGTGAGGACGCGGACGATTCCGATGCGGATGACATTGCTGAGGTGGAAATTGAGGGCGTCGATGAGGCTAGCATGGACGGCGATGACGAGGCGCCTGCTGACGGCGAGCCCTGGCGTCCGCCATACGATCAGTCGAACCGGCGTTTGCCGCCTTATCATGCCTTTGTCGAAGAATTTGACGAGGTGGTTGAGGCGGGTGAGCTCAGCGAGCCGGACGAGCTAACGCGCCTGCGTGGGCACCTCGACCAGCAGCTTTCCAGCATGCAGGGTGTCATCACGCGGCTGGCCAACCGTTTGCAGCGGCGCCTGATGGCCAAGCAATTACGCTCTTGGGAATTTGATCTGGACGAGGGCATCCTCGATACGGCGCGCCTTGCGCGCGTCGTTACTAGTCCGACTTATCCGCTTTCCTACAAGCAGGAGAAAGAGACCACCTTCCGTGATACGGTGGTCACGCTGTTGATCGATAACTCAGGTTCCATGCGGGGGCGGCCGATATCGGTGGCGGCGATGAGCACAGATATTCTGGCCCGCACGCTGGAGCGCTGTGCGGTGAAGGTCGAGATCCTCGGCTTCACGACACGTGCTTGGAAGGGCGGGTGCGCACGCGAGAAATGGCTGGCAGACGGTAAGCCGTCAAATCCGGGCCGCCTCAACGAATTGCGGCACATCGTCTATAAGGCCGCCGACACGCCATGGCGGCGGGCGCGCAAGAATCTGGGGTTGATGCTGCGGGAAGGCCTGCTCAAGGAGAACATCGACGGCGAGGCGCTGCTCTGGGCCCACCAGCGTCTGCTAGTGCGGCACGAGCAGCGGCGCATCCTGATGGTTATATCGGACGGCGCGCCGGTCGACGATTCAACGCTATCGGTGAATGCGGGAAACTATCTCGACCGCCATCTGCGCGAGGTTATCCAGTGGATCGAGGTGGCATCGCCCGTGGAGCTGTTGGCAATCGGTATCGGTCACGACGTCACCCGCTACTATCGCCGGGCGGTGACCATCGTCGACGCCGAGCAGCTCGGTGGTGCTATGACCGACAAACTAGCGGAGCTGTTCGATGAAGAGCCGGACAGCATCGAGACCGCCTTCCACAGTGTGGCCTAGGACGGTGATTCTGGTCGCGCTGCTGGCTCTGCCGGTGGCGGCCGAGCCCATCGATGTTCGCTCACATACCATTTCCCTGACCCAGGGTGTCCAGGTCAAGGCCCGACTCGACGGACTGGTCTATCGCGGCGGCCTCGAGCTGACGTCCTCCGACACGCGCTTCGGCGGCTTGTCTGGTCTCGTGGTGTCGGATGACGGAGGGCACCTGCTTGCCATCAGCGACATCGGGCTGTGGCTCGAAGCGAGCCTGCATTATGACGACGAGGGCAATCTGTCGGGTGTGAGCAATGCCGAGGTCGCACCCCTACGGGCCGCCAGCGGGGCGGTCTTGCGCGGCAAGCGCGACGCCGATGCTGAGGCACTGACCGCGCTTGCCGATGGTAGCTACTTGGTCTCCTTTGAGCGTCGCCACAGAGTGCTCCGCTATGCCGCGCCCGGGGCTGACGGCATAGCGGTCTGGATGCCGGAGGCGCTGGCGTCGGTGGATGGCAATGGCGGGCTCGAAGCTTTGGTTCCATTGGGTGACGGGCGCCTGCTGGCACTTTGCGAGGACGAATTCGTCAGCGCTGGCAGGCTTGCCGGCTGGCGCATCGATGGCGAGAAAGCCGAGCCGGTAACCTGGCCCGGAGACGGCTATTTCAAGCCGACTGCCGCCAGCCGTCTGCCGGATGGCCGCGTGCTTGTGCTGGAGCGCGGCTACACCGCCTTCGCCGGCCCTAAGGGCCGCCTGATGCTCATTGAGAATGTGGCCGAAACGGCCCTAAGCCGCCGTGAGATTGCGCGCCTCCAGCCGC includes:
- a CDS encoding BolA family protein, which produces MTIGESIRQKIANELSPSQLDIVDESRLHAGHAGSRPGGDSHFRVYIVAEAFAGQSLVERQRLINGLLVDEFAAGLHALSLTTQTPEEADKASSPR
- a CDS encoding HlyC/CorC family transporter — translated: MTTTLVLTLAAILVLLLTSAFFSGSETALTAASRSRLHHLAQRGNARARLVERLVARRERMIGAILLGNNAVNILASALATSLMLGFFGEAGVAYATIAMTALIFIFAEVLPKTAAIRNAERTALAVAPVLRPAVSVLAPAVAAVEVVVGAMLCFGGRREAGKRLVPVADELRGLFDLHAQEGHVRKHYRDMLRSILDLSEVEVAEIMTHRKVMVMLNADLPIPEALAAVLESPFTRIPLWRDNPDNIVGVLHAKAMLRAMRRHGGEAEELDLADLAAAPWFVPDTTSLAEQLAAFRARHEHFALVVDEYGSLEGLVTLEDILEEIVGEISDEYDRPQTDVQRQSDGSYVVKGALTIRDINRALDCRIPDEEAVTVAGLVIHEAERIPGVGESFELHGFRFEVLGRAENRLTALRMTSLNKA
- the cobS gene encoding cobaltochelatase subunit CobS, whose amino-acid sequence is MPTTQATAEAVQNADRMLDIKVSVRQTFGIDTDMVVPGFSEPEEHVPDFDDAYQFDPETTLAILAGFGHNRRVIIQGYHGSGKSTHIEQVAARLNWPTVRVNLDSHISRIDLVGKDAIVLRDGQQITEFREGILPWALQSPTALVFDEYDAGRPDVMFVIQRVLEVDGKLTLLDQNRVIRPHPGFRLFATANTVGLGDTTGLYHGTQQINQGQMDRWNIVATLNYLPHEQETGIVAAKVPNFDNEDGRKHLEAMVELANLTRTGFINGDISTVMSPRTVITWAENAEIFNDFAFGFRVTFLNKCDESERPVVAEYYQRCMGEELKESAVNLLVS
- the cobT gene encoding cobaltochelatase subunit CobT gives rise to the protein MSGERRSEAFKRAVASTTRAIAVDGELEVSFGANAARLDGERVLLRAPSRELSSEEIGGLRGEADALALRKRHHNAAVHNSRRPPGQVAQAIYDGLEQARCEALGANSMRGVADNLDAAVASRCENLRLDQIVHKDDAPIHEVITLLVREKLIGIAPPESAQRVCNLWRPWLDERAAEDFDALSGQLRDQEGYAKRMRKLIAHLEFADEAENDPSSMEADSGDDDADDQDAEAQGEGEGSDQPVEMEGTAGEDADDSDADDIAEVEIEGVDEASMDGDDEAPADGEPWRPPYDQSNRRLPPYHAFVEEFDEVVEAGELSEPDELTRLRGHLDQQLSSMQGVITRLANRLQRRLMAKQLRSWEFDLDEGILDTARLARVVTSPTYPLSYKQEKETTFRDTVVTLLIDNSGSMRGRPISVAAMSTDILARTLERCAVKVEILGFTTRAWKGGCAREKWLADGKPSNPGRLNELRHIVYKAADTPWRRARKNLGLMLREGLLKENIDGEALLWAHQRLLVRHEQRRILMVISDGAPVDDSTLSVNAGNYLDRHLREVIQWIEVASPVELLAIGIGHDVTRYYRRAVTIVDAEQLGGAMTDKLAELFDEEPDSIETAFHSVA
- a CDS encoding DnaJ domain-containing protein, with product MATARGCEWPDCPEMGDYRAPKSPNELREYLWFCLDHVREYNRGWDYFAGLDEDAIESIRRRDSVWHRPTWPLGVRHGNFADHGRDPFGFFRDDGGTPPPCSDMPRDDALAQLGLDRNVTLEELKSRYKALVKRHHPDANGGSKASEERLKSINEAYTYLLNAVGA
- a CDS encoding esterase-like activity of phytase family protein, whose amino-acid sequence is MILVALLALPVAAEPIDVRSHTISLTQGVQVKARLDGLVYRGGLELTSSDTRFGGLSGLVVSDDGGHLLAISDIGLWLEASLHYDDEGNLSGVSNAEVAPLRAASGAVLRGKRDADAEALTALADGSYLVSFERRHRVLRYAAPGADGIAVWMPEALASVDGNGGLEALVPLGDGRLLALCEDEFVSAGRLAGWRIDGEKAEPVTWPGDGYFKPTAASRLPDGRVLVLERGYTAFAGPKGRLMLIENVAETALSRREIARLQPPIQVDNYEGLASLTMAGETRLFIISDDNFNPLQRTLLLSFALPD